Proteins co-encoded in one Setaria viridis chromosome 9, Setaria_viridis_v4.0, whole genome shotgun sequence genomic window:
- the LOC117838433 gene encoding probable protein phosphatase 2C 71, producing the protein MAELPLAAGLLDLRPGKLSPKPPPPPPLPLPARRRAHATSAAAAAPSPRRAVPELHSTTELADGSIVFRFGQPKPDVLEPEAEAEPASRGPGEAAETSPDSRVFPDSDAVSSGGETEPEPDSEQAVTGAGLGAPAAVEHPRPNAAAEVSPAPPPPDAGAQTGAASAAGEEAPEQVAGSNAGVEEAEARLASAEVITAAESEYETEGDGVAVGAGVPTSGAVVKTTGTGLEQREEAAGTAGLEESEAASEGSTVQDFDTDVETESSGSSGDEQGAEFGVPLPIVERNSKEVDWKKDTSEVKDSDRMVEIAQSELVLSSGAAILPHPSKVATGGEDAYFIAGNGWFGVADGVGQWSFEGINAGLYARELMDGCKKFITENQGALDLGPEQILSKAADEAHSPGSSTVLVAHFDGQVLQASNIGDSGFLVIRNGEVYEKSKPMVYGFNFPLQIEKGDDPLKLVQNYTIDLEEGDAIVTATDGLFDNVYEHEVAAIISKSLQADLKPAEIAEHLAAKAQEVGRSGAGRSPFSDAALSVGYLGFSGGKLDDIAVVVSIVRTSEIQVIQD; encoded by the exons ATGGCGGAGCTgccgctggcggcggggctcctGGACCTGCGCCCCGGCAAGCTGTCACCGaagcccccaccgccgccgccactgccactccccgcgcgccgccgcgcgcacgccacctccgccgccgcggcggccccgtCCCCGCGCCGAGCGGTTCCCgaactccactccaccaccg AGCTGGCGGACGGGAGCATCGTCTTCCGCTTCGGCCAACCAAAGCCCGACGTGCTggagccggaggcggaggcggagccggcGAGCCGTGGTCCGGGAGAGGCCGCAGAGACCAGCCCCGACTCCAGAGTCTTCCCTGACTCGGACGCTgtgagcagcggcggcgagacCGAACCGGAGCCTGACTCTGAGCAGGCGGTCACCGGCGCGGGATTGGGCGCCCCGGCTGCGGTCGAGCATCCGCGCCCGAACGCTGCAGCGGAGGTTTCAccggcacctccgcctcctgaCGCAGGCGCGCAAACCggtgccgcctccgccgcgggtGAGGAGGCGCCGGAACAGGTGGCGGGTTCCAATGCTGGCGTTGAGGAGGCAGAGGCCAGACTGGCCTCCGCGGAGGTGATTACCGCTGCCGAATCTGAGTATGAGACCGAGGGCGACGGCGTCGCAGTTGGGGCAGGCGTTCCGACGAGTGGTGCTGTCGTGAAGACGACAGGGACGGGTTTGGAGCagcgcgaggaggcggcggggacggccggTTTGGAGGAATCCGAGGCCGCGTCAGAAGGCTCCACCGTGCAGGATTTTGACACCGACGTTGAGACGGAGTCCAGCGGCTCCAGCGGCGACGAGCAGGGAGCGGAGTTCGGGGTCCCCCTACCAATAGTG GAACGAAATAGCAAGGAGGTGGATTGGAAAAAAGACACTTCAGAGGTGAAGGATTCTGATAG GATGGTTGAAATAGCCCAATCAGAACTTGTGTTGTCGTCAGGTGCTGCAATCCTGCCTCATCCTTCTAAG GTAGCTACAGGCGGAGAAGATGCATATTTTATTGCAGGCAATGGCTGGTTTGGTGTAGCAGATGGAGTTGGCCAGTGGTCATTTGAAG GAATCAATGCAGGGCTTTATGCAAGAGAACTAATGGATGGTtgtaaaaaattcataactGAGAATCAAGGGGCCTTAGATCTTGGACCGGAGCAAATCCTTTCCAAGGCAGCAGATGAAGCACATTCTCCTGGTTCTTCCACTGTATTAGTTGCTCACTTTGATGGCCAG GTCCTTCAAGCATCAAATATAGGAGACTCTGGGTTTTTGGTAATAAGAAATGGAGAAGTTTATGAGAAATCAAAACCTATGGTTTATGGTTTCAATTTCCCACTACAAATTGAGAAGGGAGATGACCCCTTGAAACTCGTACAG AATTATACTATTGATCTAGAGGAAGGAGATGCGATTGTGACAGCAACAGATGGCCTTTTCGATAATGTCTATGAGCATGAAGTAGCTGCAATAATCTCTAAATCGTTACAGGCGGATCTAAAACCAGCG GAGATCGCGGAGCACTTGGCTGCGAAGGCCCAGGAAGTGGGTAGGTCGGGAGCAGGGAGAAGCCCATTTTCAGATGCTGCTCTCTCAGTCGGGTACCTTGGCTTCAGTGGGGGCAAGCTGGATGACATAGCTGTGGTTGTATCAATTGTCCGGACTTCTGAAATTCAAGTTATACAAGACTGA
- the LOC117838432 gene encoding inositol-3-phosphate synthase 1: MWRSIRENRPRPGQLAPIGRSPVTAHLHAAVDAARSYKTLPWTVGSLLHHQSVVERVFSFLGGESVAAGERVGDLERGRGERMFVEGFRVESPRVRYGAGEIESEYRYDTTEVVPPGDGGAGWVVRPKSVTYNFKTSTSVPKLGVMLVGWGGNNGTTLTAGVIANREGISWETKEKVHKANYFGSLTQASTIRVGSHNGEEVYAPFKSLVPMVDPNSIVFGGWDISNLSMADAMARAKVLDINLQKQLRPYMQSMVPLPGIFNPDFVAANQGARANNLIQGTKKEQVEQIKKDIREFKEKNKVDKVVVLWTANTERYSNVVTGLNDTMDNLMASLEKNEAEISPSTLYAIACVSEGVPFVNGSPQNTFVPGLIELAIKKNSLIGGDDFKSGQTKMKSVLVDFLVGAGIKPTSIASYNHLGNNDGMNLSAPRVFRSKEISKSSVVDDMVASNPILYSPGEHPDHVIVIKYIPYVGDSKRAMDEYTSEIFMGGKNTIVLHNTCEDSLLAAPIILDLVLLAELSTRIQLKAEGQDKFHSFHPVATILSYLSKAPLVPPGTPVVNALAKQRAMLENILRACVGLAPENNMILEHK; this comes from the exons ATGTGGCGATCGATCCGAGAGAATCGGCCAAGGCCCGGGCAACTGGCGCCTATCGGTCGCTCGCCAGTAACCGCGCATCTGCATGCCGCGGTGGACGCCGCGCGCAGCTATAAAACCTTACCCTGGACTGTTGGATCCCTCCTGCATCACCAATCCGTCGTTGAGCGAGTCTTCTCGTTTTTGGGAGGTGAGAGtgtggcggcgggcgagcgaGTGGGAGATctcgagagagggagaggagaaaggaTGTTCGTGGAGGGCTTCCGGGTGGAGAGCCCGCGGGTGCGGTACGGCGCCGGCGAGATCGAGTCGGAGTACCGCTACGACACCACCGAGGTCGTCCCGCCGGGGGATGGCGGCGCTGGATGGGTTGTGCGGCCCAAGTCCGTGACCTACAACTTCAAGACCAGCACCAGCGTCCCAAAGCTCGG AGTGATGCTCGTTGGATGGGGCGGCAACAATGGGACGACGCTCACGGCCGGAGTCATCGCCAACAGGGA GGGAATTTCGTGGGAGACCAAAGAGAAGGTTCACAAGGCCAACTACTTCGGCTCCCTGACGCAGGCTTCCACCATCAGAGTCGGCAGCCACAACGGGGAGGAGGTCTACGCGCCTTTCAAGAGCCTCGTGCCCATG GTTGACCCCAACTCTATCGTTTTCGGTGGTTGGGACATCAGCAACTTGAGCATGGCCGACGCCATGGCCAGGGCCAAGGTGCTGGACATCAACCTTCAGAAGCAGCTCAGGCCCTACATGCAGTCCATGGTGCCCCTCCCCGGAATATTCAACCCTGACTTTGTCGCTGCAAACCAAGGTGCCCGTGCTAACAATCTCATCCAGGGCACCAAGAAAGAGCAGGTGGAGCAGATCAAGAAGGACATCAG GGAgttcaaggaaaaaaacaagGTTGACAAGGTTGTCGTGCTGTGGACGGCAAACACCGAGAGGTATAGCAATGTAGTCACAGGCCTTAACGACACCATGGACAACCTCATGGCTTCCTTGGAGAAGAATGAGGCAGAGATCTCACCATCGACGCTGTATGCAATAGCCTGCGTCTCTGAGGGTGTACCCTTCGTCAATGGAAGCCCTCAGAACACTTTCGTACCCG GGCTAATTGAGCTTGCCATCAAGAAGAACTCATTGATCGGTGGTGATGACTTCAAGAGCGGGCAGACCAAGATGAAGTCTGTATTGGTCGATTTCCTCGTCGGTGCTGGCATTAAG CCCACCTCAATTGCCAGCTACAACCACCTAGGAAACAATGATGGCATGAACCTCTCTGCTCCACGAGTCTTCCGGTCCAAGGAGATCTCCAAGAGCAGCGTGGTCGACGACATGGTCGCCAGCAATCCCATCCTATACAGTCCCGGGGAACACCCTGATCACGTCATAGTGATCAAG TACATCCCCTATGTGGGAGACAGCAAGAGGGCTATGGACGAATACACCTCTGAGATCTTCATGGGCGGAAAGAACACCATCGTGCTGCACAACACCTGTGAGGATTCGCTCCTCGCAGCAcccatcatccttgacctggtgCTCCTGGCTGAGCTCAGCACACGGATTCAGCTCAAAGCCGAAGGGCAG GACAAGTTCCATTCCTTCCATCCTGTGGCTACCATTTTGAGCTATCTCAGCAAGGCTCCTCTT GTACCCCCAGGCACACCAGTGGTGAATGCACTGGCCAAGCAGAGAGCCATGCTGGAGAACATCCTGCGGGCCTGCGTAGGCCTCGCCCCCGAGAACAACATGATCCTTGAGCACAAATAA